In one window of Streptomyces sp. NBC_01224 DNA:
- a CDS encoding class I SAM-dependent methyltransferase yields the protein MNPVPHRSRLVTSPPSPDRGTTSWGTDPYADALRNGHGPLFLRRTDGRLLPLDVERWCANADAADLSALGRCEGPVLDIGCGPGRLVAELAVRGHRALGIDISETAVAHTLRLGGAALHRSVFDPLPGEGRWGTALLLDGNIGIGGNPPLLLRRTANLLAPGGLLIAETTPQDIDERLQVRLDDGRGTAAADTGASGPAAASLFPWARLGTPALLRYAQACRWQPADQWEADGRPFVSLRRNRAVRMTSRSAEPPNSNPVISSQFPRNTSRDSPL from the coding sequence ATGAACCCGGTCCCTCACCGCAGCAGGCTGGTCACGTCACCCCCGTCCCCCGACCGTGGCACCACGTCCTGGGGCACCGATCCGTACGCCGACGCGCTGCGTAACGGTCACGGACCGCTCTTCCTCCGCCGTACCGACGGCCGGCTGTTGCCCCTGGACGTCGAACGCTGGTGCGCGAACGCCGATGCCGCCGACCTGTCGGCACTGGGCCGTTGCGAAGGCCCCGTTCTGGACATCGGCTGCGGGCCCGGCCGGCTGGTCGCCGAGCTCGCCGTCCGCGGCCATCGCGCACTCGGCATCGACATCAGCGAGACCGCCGTCGCCCACACCCTTCGACTCGGCGGAGCGGCGCTGCACCGCTCCGTCTTCGACCCGCTGCCGGGCGAGGGCCGCTGGGGCACCGCCCTGCTCCTCGACGGCAACATCGGCATCGGCGGGAACCCACCCCTCCTCCTGCGCCGCACGGCAAACCTGCTCGCCCCGGGCGGTCTGCTCATCGCCGAGACGACACCACAGGACATCGACGAGAGACTCCAGGTCCGGCTGGACGACGGCCGCGGCACAGCGGCCGCCGACACCGGCGCCTCCGGCCCCGCGGCCGCCTCGCTGTTCCCCTGGGCCCGGCTCGGCACACCGGCCCTGCTGCGGTACGCGCAGGCGTGCAGATGGCAGCCCGCCGATCAGTGGGAGGCGGACGGCCGCCCCTTCGTGTCCCTGCGCCGCAACCGGGCGGTACGGATGACGAGCAGGAGCGCCGAGCCCCCGAACAGCAACCCCGTGATCAGCAGCCAGTTCCCCAGGAACACGTCGAGGGACAGCCCGCTGTAG
- a CDS encoding molybdopterin-dependent oxidoreductase, producing the protein MGDRRFGKGSPSSLPGSASVRGPAFIGRLPSAPGFWRSPVRGVRFTAVLGLVLLAGITLLFVTGLLSYAAYNPDLARINDKTPGKGLLGFYLFAWPTGPHWLYRLTQGLHVTVGIALVPVLLAKLWSVIPKLFALPPARSAGHALERLSLLLLVGGALFEFITGLLNIQLEYVFPGSFYPLHFYGAWVFFAAFLAHTGLKLPRAVRVLRGGRLEGSAPGEADELASPAPAAPTISRRGALAMAGGGSLLLLITSAGRSFDGPLRQVALLTPHGAAEPGPGPNGFQINKTAAAVGVTAADTGRDWRLTVSGPAGEIRLGREQLLAMEQYSAALPIACVEGWATSDQWWRGVRLRDLAALAGYPDRPPGVLVESVQRRGAFREVALRDNQVRDPRSLLALQVNGEDLSLDHGYPARIIVPAAPGVLNTKWVARLTFEAL; encoded by the coding sequence ATGGGTGACAGACGTTTCGGAAAAGGCTCCCCCTCCTCACTTCCGGGCTCGGCATCGGTTCGTGGCCCGGCCTTCATCGGGCGGCTTCCGTCCGCGCCCGGGTTCTGGCGTAGCCCGGTGCGCGGCGTCAGGTTCACGGCCGTGCTCGGGCTGGTCCTGCTCGCCGGGATCACTCTGCTGTTCGTAACCGGCTTGCTGTCCTACGCCGCGTACAACCCGGACCTCGCACGGATCAACGACAAGACACCCGGCAAGGGACTGCTGGGCTTCTACCTCTTCGCCTGGCCGACCGGCCCGCACTGGCTGTACCGACTGACACAGGGACTGCATGTCACGGTGGGCATCGCCCTCGTGCCCGTGCTGCTGGCGAAGCTGTGGTCGGTGATCCCGAAGCTCTTCGCGCTGCCGCCGGCCCGGTCGGCGGGGCATGCGCTGGAGCGGTTGTCGCTGCTGCTGCTCGTCGGCGGGGCACTGTTCGAGTTCATCACCGGACTGCTCAACATCCAGCTGGAGTACGTGTTCCCGGGGTCGTTCTATCCGCTGCACTTCTACGGGGCGTGGGTGTTCTTCGCCGCGTTCCTCGCCCACACCGGGCTGAAGCTGCCGCGGGCCGTCCGGGTGCTGCGGGGCGGCCGGCTGGAGGGCTCCGCGCCGGGCGAGGCGGATGAACTGGCCTCGCCCGCCCCCGCCGCGCCGACCATCTCTCGACGCGGCGCGCTCGCCATGGCGGGCGGTGGGTCGCTGCTGCTGCTGATCACGTCGGCTGGCCGGAGCTTCGACGGGCCCCTGCGGCAGGTCGCCCTCCTCACCCCGCACGGCGCGGCCGAACCAGGCCCGGGGCCGAACGGCTTCCAGATCAACAAGACGGCCGCGGCCGTCGGAGTGACGGCGGCCGATACGGGGAGGGACTGGCGGCTCACCGTCAGCGGGCCCGCCGGGGAGATCCGGCTCGGCCGGGAACAGCTGCTGGCCATGGAGCAGTACAGCGCGGCGCTGCCGATCGCGTGTGTGGAGGGCTGGGCGACGTCGGACCAGTGGTGGCGCGGGGTACGGCTGAGGGATCTGGCGGCACTCGCGGGGTATCCGGACCGGCCGCCGGGGGTGCTGGTGGAATCCGTCCAGCGCCGCGGGGCATTCCGCGAAGTGGCGCTCCGCGACAACCAGGTGCGCGACCCGCGCTCGCTGCTGGCGTTGCAGGTCAACGGCGAGGACCTCTCGCTCGATCACGGATATCCGGCACGGATCATCGTCCCGGCGGCCCCCGGCGTGCTCAACACCAAATGGGTGGCCCGGCTGACGTTCGAGGCACTGTGA
- a CDS encoding ArsR/SmtB family transcription factor: MRDPTPTGDDLVRVLATLSNPHRLRVVAALAGGRNYVSQLARELDISRALLQVHLKKLEAAGLVSSQLELSEDGKAMKFYEVSPFSVHLTPECIESAVETLTIERGSQR, from the coding sequence ATGAGAGACCCCACGCCGACGGGCGACGACCTGGTGCGGGTGCTGGCCACCCTGTCCAACCCGCACAGGCTGCGGGTCGTCGCCGCCCTCGCGGGGGGACGGAACTACGTGAGCCAACTGGCGCGCGAGCTGGACATCAGCAGGGCGCTGCTCCAGGTCCATCTGAAGAAGCTGGAGGCGGCCGGTCTGGTCTCCTCTCAGCTGGAGCTGTCGGAGGACGGAAAGGCAATGAAGTTCTACGAGGTGAGCCCTTTCTCGGTCCACCTGACACCGGAGTGCATCGAGAGCGCCGTAGAGACGCTGACCATCGAGAGGGGATCACAGCGATGA
- a CDS encoding MMPL family transporter codes for MLPKSKSVPRPPGVPDTGAGGLPPRSETAGPDRSGVIAAVAGWSTRHRALAITGWLALVVVAVLSSALATGDGARSVDPGEAGRAQQMVQAQGSGDSIRENVLIRSRGASGDRRFADDPELREAAGDLVAELRRTPGTVRDVGSPLVAHGERWVSQDGRSGLITFEVASSEGKFEANYAAAVKAVKRVQERHPQVQLAQAGDHSLSEAVNDGIKDDLKRAETTSLPLTLLILLVAFGSLIAAGIPLLLSATTVAAAFGLLQLVSQWVPFNSAASAIVLLIGMAVGIDYALFYLRRVREERAAGHDVRESLRITARTSGHAIVASGLTVMVCMIGLLFTGVDVFKGLTAGTVLVVGLAVLSSVTILPALLAALGDRVDKARIPWLGRRRIAAKESRLWRRVARAVVRRPVAAGATAAVALLLMALPALGIRLQDAAVTASLPPGVSTAVDAATTMQQEFPGAATAARVVIDRADGASADTPEVREAIDGLHEQAAVGRGALREPITVVPAGDAMVVRVPLEGAVTDPVANRALATLRDQVLPATLGTVQGVDYAVAGKTAMPHDFANQVNSRTPIVFAFILGLAFLLLAVTFRSWTIPLASILLNLLSIGAAYGVLTLVFQDGNLESLLGFNSYGGVVSWLPLFMFIILFGLSMDYHIFILSRIRERWLAGTEPHEAVVGGIAASAGVVSSAALIMTGVFTVFMTLSAIEYKMMGLGMALAILIDATVVRGVLLPAAMSLLGERAWSLRTGLIARAPSAEPSRVAGA; via the coding sequence ATGCTGCCCAAGAGCAAGTCCGTCCCCCGCCCGCCCGGCGTCCCCGATACGGGCGCAGGGGGCTTACCGCCCCGCTCCGAAACGGCCGGGCCCGACCGTTCCGGCGTGATAGCTGCTGTCGCGGGCTGGTCCACCCGGCACCGCGCCCTGGCGATCACCGGGTGGCTCGCACTCGTCGTGGTCGCCGTACTGTCCAGCGCACTTGCGACGGGGGACGGTGCCCGCTCAGTCGATCCCGGAGAGGCGGGTCGCGCCCAGCAGATGGTGCAGGCGCAGGGCAGCGGCGACTCCATCCGGGAGAACGTGCTGATCCGGTCGCGTGGCGCCAGCGGCGACCGCCGGTTCGCGGACGACCCCGAACTACGCGAGGCCGCAGGGGATTTGGTGGCCGAGCTGCGCCGGACACCGGGCACGGTGCGCGATGTCGGTTCCCCACTGGTGGCGCACGGTGAGCGCTGGGTGTCGCAGGATGGCCGCTCCGGTCTGATCACCTTCGAAGTGGCAAGCAGCGAGGGGAAGTTCGAGGCCAACTACGCGGCTGCGGTGAAGGCCGTGAAGCGGGTGCAGGAGCGCCATCCGCAGGTACAGCTCGCCCAGGCGGGCGACCACAGCCTCTCCGAGGCGGTCAACGACGGAATCAAGGACGACCTCAAACGTGCCGAGACGACCTCTCTGCCGCTGACGCTCCTGATCCTGCTCGTCGCCTTCGGCTCTCTTATCGCCGCCGGCATCCCACTGTTGTTGTCGGCGACCACCGTGGCGGCCGCGTTCGGTCTGCTGCAACTCGTCAGCCAGTGGGTACCGTTCAACAGCGCCGCTTCCGCCATCGTGTTGCTGATCGGCATGGCTGTCGGCATCGACTACGCGCTGTTCTACCTACGTCGGGTGCGGGAGGAACGGGCCGCCGGGCACGACGTGCGGGAGTCGCTGCGGATAACGGCACGCACCTCGGGCCATGCCATCGTGGCCTCCGGCCTGACCGTGATGGTCTGCATGATCGGCCTGCTGTTCACCGGTGTGGATGTCTTCAAGGGCCTGACCGCAGGCACCGTCCTGGTGGTCGGCCTCGCGGTGCTCAGCTCCGTGACCATCCTGCCCGCGCTGCTCGCCGCACTCGGCGACCGGGTCGACAAGGCTCGTATCCCTTGGCTCGGCCGGCGCAGGATCGCGGCAAAGGAGTCGCGCCTCTGGAGGCGGGTGGCACGAGCGGTCGTACGGCGGCCCGTGGCGGCCGGCGCTACGGCAGCCGTGGCCCTGCTGCTCATGGCGCTGCCCGCGCTCGGGATCCGGTTGCAGGACGCCGCAGTGACCGCCAGCCTGCCGCCCGGTGTCTCGACCGCGGTGGACGCCGCGACCACCATGCAGCAGGAGTTCCCGGGGGCCGCGACAGCGGCCCGGGTGGTCATCGACCGTGCAGACGGCGCGTCGGCCGACACCCCCGAGGTACGAGAGGCGATCGACGGGCTCCACGAGCAGGCCGCCGTCGGCCGTGGTGCGCTGCGGGAACCGATCACGGTCGTGCCGGCCGGCGACGCGATGGTGGTACGCGTGCCGCTGGAGGGTGCCGTCACCGATCCCGTTGCGAATCGGGCCCTGGCGACCCTGCGCGACCAGGTTCTCCCCGCGACTCTCGGCACGGTGCAGGGGGTCGACTACGCGGTCGCGGGCAAGACCGCCATGCCGCACGACTTCGCGAATCAGGTGAACAGCCGGACCCCGATCGTCTTCGCGTTCATCCTCGGCCTCGCGTTCCTCCTGCTTGCGGTGACGTTCCGTTCATGGACCATCCCGCTGGCTTCGATCCTGCTCAATTTGCTGTCCATCGGCGCTGCTTACGGGGTGCTGACCCTGGTCTTCCAGGACGGCAACCTGGAGTCGCTCCTGGGGTTCAACTCCTATGGGGGAGTGGTGAGTTGGCTACCTCTGTTCATGTTCATCATCTTGTTCGGCCTGAGCATGGACTACCACATCTTCATTCTCAGCCGGATCAGGGAACGGTGGCTCGCGGGCACGGAGCCGCATGAGGCGGTCGTCGGAGGCATAGCGGCCAGTGCGGGCGTCGTCAGTAGCGCGGCGCTCATCATGACCGGTGTCTTCACGGTCTTCATGACCTTGTCCGCCATCGAGTACAAGATGATGGGCCTCGGCATGGCACTGGCCATCCTCATCGACGCCACCGTTGTACGTGGTGTGCTGCTGCCTGCCGCGATGTCCTTGCTCGGAGAGCGGGCCTGGAGTCTCAGGACCGGCTTGATCGCGCGCGCTCCGTCGGCGGAGCCTTCCCGGGTGGCCGGGGCTTAG
- a CDS encoding metallophosphoesterase codes for MRARYGVPLKVTAVGAAVGAVGLAYAAGFEARSFRLRRVTIPVLPYGARPLRVLQVSDIHMVSGQRKKRAWLQSLAGLRPDFVVNTGDNLSDPEAVPELLDALGPLMQFPGVYVFGSNDYYGPKLRNPARYLFEKAQGKHGLNGNAPAVGVVHNPWEPMRDAFDEAGWLGLSNTRGRLKIDGLEIAFTGLDDPHIKRDRYAEVAGGPETGADLSIGVVHAPYLRSLDAFTAEGYPLILAGHTHGGQLCIPFYGALVTNCDLDTDRVKGLSTHSVEDHRAYLHVSAGCGTNRYTPVRFACPPEATLLTLTPRD; via the coding sequence ATGCGCGCACGCTACGGAGTACCCCTGAAAGTCACGGCAGTCGGCGCAGCGGTCGGCGCTGTCGGCCTCGCCTACGCCGCCGGATTCGAGGCCCGCTCGTTCCGCCTGCGACGGGTCACCATCCCCGTACTCCCGTACGGGGCACGACCGTTGCGCGTACTCCAGGTCTCCGACATCCACATGGTGAGCGGCCAGCGCAAGAAGCGCGCCTGGCTGCAGTCGCTGGCCGGCCTGCGCCCGGACTTCGTCGTGAACACCGGCGACAACCTCTCGGACCCCGAGGCCGTACCCGAGCTGCTCGACGCGCTCGGTCCGCTGATGCAGTTCCCGGGTGTGTACGTCTTCGGCTCCAACGACTACTACGGCCCCAAGCTCCGCAACCCTGCCCGCTACCTCTTCGAGAAGGCCCAGGGCAAGCACGGCCTCAACGGGAACGCCCCCGCGGTCGGCGTCGTCCACAACCCGTGGGAGCCGATGCGCGACGCCTTCGACGAGGCGGGCTGGCTGGGCCTGTCCAACACCCGCGGCCGCCTCAAGATCGACGGCCTGGAGATCGCCTTCACCGGCCTGGACGACCCACACATCAAGCGCGACCGCTACGCGGAGGTGGCGGGCGGCCCCGAGACGGGCGCCGACCTCTCCATCGGCGTGGTCCACGCCCCCTACCTGCGCTCCCTGGACGCCTTCACGGCGGAGGGTTACCCCCTGATCCTGGCCGGTCACACCCACGGCGGCCAGCTCTGCATCCCCTTCTACGGTGCCCTGGTCACCAACTGCGATCTGGACACGGACCGGGTCAAGGGCCTCTCCACCCACTCCGTCGAGGACCACCGCGCCTACCTCCACGTCTCCGCAGGCTGCGGCACCAACCGCTACACCCCGGTCCGCTTCGCCTGCCCGCCCGAGGCGACCCTGCTGACCCTGACGCCCCGGGACTGA
- a CDS encoding GatB/YqeY domain-containing protein: protein MTTLKSKLKEDLTTAMKARDELTSSTLRLTLTAITKEEVSGKTARELSDDEVQKVIAKEAKKRREAAEAFAQGGRTEQAEREKAEGELLDAYLPKQLSDDELGAIVASAVEEAKAAGAEGPRAMGAVMKIVNPKVAGLADGGRVAAAVKKLLAG from the coding sequence ATGACCACGCTCAAGTCCAAGCTCAAGGAAGACCTCACCACGGCCATGAAGGCGCGTGACGAGCTGACCTCGTCCACGCTCCGGCTGACCCTCACCGCCATCACGAAGGAGGAGGTCAGCGGCAAGACGGCGCGCGAGCTCTCCGACGACGAGGTGCAGAAGGTGATCGCCAAGGAGGCGAAGAAGCGCCGCGAGGCGGCCGAGGCCTTCGCCCAGGGCGGCCGGACCGAGCAGGCCGAGCGCGAGAAGGCGGAGGGTGAGCTGCTCGACGCATACCTGCCGAAGCAGCTGAGCGACGACGAGCTGGGGGCGATCGTGGCGTCCGCCGTCGAGGAGGCGAAGGCCGCCGGGGCCGAGGGGCCGCGGGCGATGGGCGCCGTCATGAAGATCGTGAACCCGAAGGTCGCGGGGCTCGCGGACGGCGGCCGGGTGGCCGCCGCGGTGAAGAAGCTCCTGGCGGGCTGA
- a CDS encoding transglycosylase domain-containing protein: MPKKRSGGGLTTTQQAAKFLGVAALSGVVLAGIALPAAGALGLATKGTVEGFDEIPANLRTPPLSQRTTILDSKGGMIASVYSRDRTVVELKDISPYMQKAIVAIEDARFYEHGAIDLKGILRALNRNVQEGGTAQGASTLTQQYVKNVFVEEAGDDPDKVAQATQQTMGRKIQELKYAIQVEEKLGKKRILTNYLNITFFGQQAYGVEAASQRYFSKHAKDLTLGESALLAGIVQSPSRYDPVNDTAEATKRRNTVLQRMADVGDISQAEADKAKSNPIKLKVKKPQNGCITAVSGAGFFCDYVRQVFLSDPVFGKTKEDRAKIWNRGGLTVRTTLDPQSQESVQSSIKSHVYKSDKVATAVTLVQPGTGKVMGMGQSKPYGFGSNETQYNYSVNKSMGGSNYGFPTGSTFKPFLAAAAIEGGKPATQIYPSPYEMDYPDTVQSCGKPWVNDGTPKYHLENESESEKGPYPLKVAMEKSVNTYFVQMLQDIGMCPVSKMTDKLGVVQGDGTKLPQNPSTLTLGSNGLSPLTMASAYAAFANRGTYCTPIAIESVKTADGTSLPVPKTSCSQAMSQTTADTINTLLRGVVDSGTGQQAGLQSRDNAGKTGTTDARKNAWFVGYTPNMSGAVWVGSPSQSVEMERITIGGVYQDKVYGGQVPGPIWRDAMTGALNGVPAPAFNTVNIPDPPEQHGDDEDHGRPGPGGKKPGKKPGGKNPFPGMSIPPGMIGGNTGGRGGQTNGATQGP; this comes from the coding sequence ATGCCAAAGAAGCGCTCGGGCGGGGGTCTCACGACGACCCAGCAGGCCGCCAAGTTCCTCGGTGTCGCCGCACTTTCCGGAGTTGTGCTCGCGGGCATCGCGCTGCCGGCCGCCGGAGCACTGGGTCTCGCCACCAAGGGGACGGTCGAGGGATTCGACGAGATCCCGGCCAATCTCCGTACTCCACCACTGAGCCAGCGCACCACGATCCTGGACAGCAAGGGCGGAATGATCGCCTCCGTCTATTCGCGCGACCGCACAGTGGTCGAGCTGAAGGACATCTCGCCGTACATGCAGAAGGCGATCGTGGCGATCGAGGACGCCCGCTTCTACGAGCACGGGGCGATCGACCTCAAGGGCATCCTGCGCGCGCTGAACCGCAATGTGCAGGAGGGCGGGACCGCGCAGGGCGCCTCGACCCTCACACAGCAGTACGTGAAGAACGTCTTCGTCGAGGAGGCCGGCGACGACCCGGACAAGGTCGCGCAGGCCACTCAGCAGACCATGGGCCGCAAGATCCAGGAGCTGAAGTACGCGATCCAGGTCGAGGAGAAACTCGGCAAGAAGCGCATCCTGACGAACTACCTGAACATCACCTTCTTCGGGCAGCAGGCGTACGGCGTCGAGGCCGCCTCGCAGCGCTACTTCTCCAAGCACGCGAAGGACCTGACGCTGGGGGAGTCCGCGCTGCTGGCCGGCATCGTGCAGTCGCCGAGCCGCTACGACCCGGTCAACGACACCGCCGAGGCGACCAAGCGCCGCAACACCGTGCTCCAGCGCATGGCCGATGTCGGGGACATCTCGCAGGCCGAGGCCGACAAGGCGAAGTCGAACCCGATCAAGCTGAAGGTCAAGAAGCCGCAGAACGGCTGCATCACGGCCGTCAGCGGAGCCGGTTTCTTCTGCGACTACGTACGCCAGGTCTTTCTCTCCGACCCGGTCTTCGGCAAGACCAAGGAGGACCGGGCCAAGATCTGGAACCGGGGCGGTCTGACAGTCCGGACGACGCTCGACCCGCAGTCCCAGGAGTCGGTGCAGAGTTCGATCAAGAGCCACGTCTACAAGTCGGACAAGGTCGCGACGGCCGTGACGCTGGTCCAGCCGGGCACCGGCAAGGTCATGGGAATGGGCCAGTCCAAGCCGTACGGCTTCGGGTCCAACGAGACCCAGTACAACTACTCGGTCAACAAGAGCATGGGCGGCTCGAACTACGGCTTCCCGACCGGTTCGACGTTCAAGCCGTTCCTCGCCGCCGCGGCCATAGAGGGCGGCAAGCCGGCCACGCAGATCTACCCCTCCCCGTACGAGATGGACTACCCGGACACGGTGCAGTCCTGCGGGAAGCCATGGGTCAACGACGGCACCCCGAAGTATCACCTGGAGAACGAGAGCGAGTCCGAGAAGGGGCCGTACCCGCTGAAGGTGGCGATGGAGAAGTCCGTCAACACCTACTTCGTGCAGATGCTCCAGGACATCGGCATGTGTCCGGTCTCGAAGATGACCGACAAGCTGGGCGTGGTGCAGGGCGACGGCACCAAGCTGCCGCAGAACCCGTCCACACTGACCCTCGGTTCCAATGGCCTGTCGCCGCTGACGATGGCCAGTGCCTACGCCGCCTTCGCCAACCGCGGTACGTACTGCACACCGATAGCCATCGAGTCGGTGAAGACGGCGGACGGCACCTCACTGCCCGTACCGAAGACCAGCTGCTCGCAGGCGATGTCGCAGACGACGGCGGACACCATCAACACCCTGCTGCGCGGCGTGGTCGACTCCGGTACGGGCCAGCAGGCCGGCCTCCAGAGCCGCGACAACGCGGGCAAGACCGGTACGACCGACGCCCGTAAGAACGCCTGGTTCGTCGGCTACACGCCGAACATGTCCGGCGCGGTCTGGGTCGGCAGCCCGTCCCAGAGCGTCGAGATGGAGCGCATCACCATCGGCGGCGTGTACCAGGACAAGGTGTACGGCGGACAGGTCCCCGGACCGATCTGGCGTGACGCGATGACGGGCGCCCTCAATGGAGTGCCCGCCCCCGCCTTCAACACCGTCAACATCCCGGACCCGCCGGAGCAGCACGGCGATGACGAGGACCACGGCAGGCCGGGCCCCGGGGGCAAGAAGCCCGGCAAGAAGCCCGGCGGCAAGAATCCGTTCCCCGGCATGAGCATCCCGCCGGGCATGATCGGCGGGAACACCGGCGGCCGCGGCGGTCAGACCAACGGCGCTACGCAGGGTCCCTGA
- a CDS encoding WhiB family transcriptional regulator encodes MGWVTDWSAQAACRTTDPDELFVQGAAQNRAKAVCTGCPVRTECLADALDNRVEFGVWGGMTERERRALLRRRPTVTSWRRLLETARSEYEQSTGILPVAIGLDDDELHERYAAVG; translated from the coding sequence ATGGGCTGGGTAACCGACTGGAGTGCGCAGGCAGCCTGCCGCACTACCGATCCGGATGAACTGTTCGTACAAGGGGCAGCGCAGAACAGGGCCAAGGCGGTGTGCACCGGATGCCCGGTGCGGACCGAGTGCCTGGCCGATGCGCTGGACAATCGCGTCGAATTCGGCGTATGGGGCGGAATGACGGAGCGGGAGCGCCGCGCACTGCTGCGCAGGCGGCCCACTGTCACGTCCTGGCGCCGACTGCTGGAGACCGCGCGCAGCGAGTACGAGCAGTCCACGGGCATCCTGCCCGTGGCGATCGGGCTGGACGACGACGAACTGCACGAGAGGTACGCCGCGGTGGGGTAG
- a CDS encoding ArsA family ATPase, producing the protein MTQGTDADTATDRATAPAPALDTDALLDDPGIRIVVCCGSGGVGKTTTAAALGVRAAERGRKVVVLTIDPARRLAQSMGIDSLDNIPRRVSGIDGEGAGELHAMMLDMKRTFDEIVEAHADGERARAILENPFYQSLSAGFAGTQEYMAMEKLGQLRARNEWDLIIVDTPPSRSALDFLDAPKRLGSFLDGKFIKLLMAPAKMGGRAGMKFLNVGMSMMTGTLGKLLGGQFLRDVQTFVAAMDTMFGGFRTRADATYKLLQAPGTAFLVVATPERDALREAAYFVERLAAEDMPLAGMVLNRVHGSDAARLSAELALAAAENLDGVGIVDQTAGKAGLRDPADWSVASPEAVADPDPSEHEDLEDREPDPEPAPEVAARTETVTEAASVEQLTAGLLRLHAERMQVVAREQRTRDRFTALHPEVAVTQVAALPGDVHDLAGLRAIGDRLATGSTPAGAA; encoded by the coding sequence ATGACACAGGGCACGGACGCGGACACGGCCACAGACAGAGCCACCGCACCCGCACCCGCGCTGGACACCGACGCACTGCTCGACGACCCCGGCATCCGGATCGTCGTGTGCTGCGGTTCGGGTGGGGTCGGCAAGACCACGACCGCCGCGGCGCTGGGCGTACGGGCGGCCGAGCGCGGCCGTAAGGTCGTCGTCCTCACCATCGACCCTGCGCGCAGGCTCGCCCAGTCCATGGGCATCGACTCGCTGGACAACATCCCGCGCCGGGTGTCGGGCATCGATGGCGAGGGCGCCGGGGAACTGCACGCCATGATGCTCGACATGAAGCGGACCTTCGACGAGATCGTCGAGGCGCACGCGGACGGCGAGCGGGCCCGCGCGATCCTGGAGAACCCCTTCTACCAGTCCCTGTCTGCCGGTTTCGCGGGCACACAGGAGTACATGGCGATGGAGAAGCTCGGGCAGCTGCGCGCGCGCAACGAGTGGGACCTGATCATCGTCGACACCCCGCCGTCGCGCTCCGCGCTGGACTTCCTGGATGCACCGAAGCGGCTCGGTTCATTCCTGGACGGAAAGTTCATCAAGCTGCTGATGGCCCCGGCGAAGATGGGCGGCCGGGCAGGGATGAAGTTCCTCAACGTGGGCATGTCGATGATGACCGGCACCCTCGGCAAGTTGCTCGGCGGTCAGTTCCTGCGCGACGTACAGACCTTCGTGGCGGCGATGGACACCATGTTCGGCGGCTTCCGCACCCGGGCCGACGCCACGTACAAACTGCTGCAGGCGCCCGGTACGGCGTTCCTCGTGGTCGCGACACCGGAGCGTGACGCGCTGCGCGAGGCGGCGTACTTCGTGGAACGGCTGGCCGCGGAGGACATGCCGCTGGCCGGCATGGTGCTCAACCGTGTCCATGGCAGCGACGCCGCCCGGCTCTCTGCCGAGCTCGCACTTGCGGCCGCAGAAAATCTTGACGGGGTCGGCATTGTGGATCAGACGGCCGGGAAGGCTGGACTTCGTGACCCGGCCGACTGGTCGGTCGCCTCTCCCGAAGCCGTTGCCGATCCCGATCCTTCCGAGCACGAGGACCTCGAAGACCGCGAGCCAGATCCCGAACCGGCTCCCGAAGTCGCAGCCAGGACCGAGACCGTGACCGAGGCCGCTTCCGTCGAGCAGCTGACCGCAGGTCTGTTGCGGCTGCACGCGGAACGGATGCAGGTGGTCGCGCGCGAACAGCGCACACGCGACCGCTTCACCGCCCTGCACCCCGAGGTCGCCGTGACCCAAGTGGCCGCGCTGCCCGGTGACGTACATGACCTCGCGGGGCTTCGGGCCATCGGGGACCGGCTCGCGACCGGTTCCACCCCGGCCGGAGCTGCGTAG